Genomic window (Cystobacter fuscus DSM 2262):
GAGTGCGACCTGGCGCAGTTGATCGATGACGCCCTGCGCATCCAGATGGGGTCGCTCAAGCGCCACGGCGTGTCCATCATCCGCGAGGTGGCGGTGCTGCCCAAGGTGCAGGTGGACAGGCACAAGGTGTTGCAGATCCTCATCAACCTGCTGAGCAACGCGAGGAACGCGCTGGATGTGCTGCCCGAGGACCAGCGGGTGCTGCACGTGCGGCTGACCTCGGACGGGACCGTGGCGCGCATCCAGGTGGTGGACAACGGCATGGGGATCGCGCCGGGCGTGCGCGACAGGCTCTTCTCGCACGGCTTCACCACGCGCGAGAACGGCCACGGCTTTGGCCTGCACTCGAGCGTGCTGGCGGCGCAGTTGATGGGGGGCCGCCTCCGGCTGGACAGCGAGGGCCCCGGCAGGGGCGCCACCGCCACCCTGGAGCTCCCCCTGCGGCGCGAGGCCGCCGCGTCCTGAGGGCGGCCCCCTCCCTCGCGACGGGAGGGGGCTGGCCGTTACGGGGTGCCCGTCCCGCCGCTGTCCACCGAGCAGGTGCCTCCCACGGAGCGGGCGACGTCGAACGTCAAATCCTTCTGCGCGGTCACGCCCTCGTGGCTCACCTTGATGGTGAGCTTGTTCCGGTTGCTCTCCAGCGGCGAGCAGTACCGGAGCTGGAAGTAGCTGTTGGAGATGTTGCGGATGTTGCCGGCTATCGACTCGAACTTGCTTCCGAGATCCTCGAGCTTCTCCGCCAGCCCGAAGCCACTCTTGCCGAAGCCCTGCAGGCTCTTGACGCTCTGGGCGTCCATGTCGGTGCCCTTGAGGCCGATGGCGAAGATGTTCGCATCGCTCTTGTTCACCGCCTCCTGGGCTACCGCCTCGGTCGGGACGTTGACCGTGTCGCGGCCGTCCGTGAAGAGCACCACGCTCGCGGTGGTGAAATCCAGGCCCGCGTTCTTGCCCGCGTCCCGAGCGGCCTTCACGTCGCCGATGCCCACCATCAGCGCGTCGTTCAATCGGGTCCGGGAGTCCTGGCAGATCAGATTGGCCTTGCAGCTCTGCTCGTCGCGGATCTTCGCCAGCGTGGTGCCGATCAATGCATTGGCATCCGCGGAGAAGTCAGACAGCTTCTTTATGTTACCATCGAAGGCATAGATGGCGATGCGATGGACGGTGGCCTCCGGGGCGGTCCCCTCGGGGATGAGGATGCGGATGAAGCGGGTCGCGGATTCCACGAGGCCCGGAAGTTGCTGGGACATACTGCCGCTGACATCCAGCAGCAGGACGGAATAGCTGGCGAAATGCTTGGGCTCCGGAACGATCTTCAGCTGGCTCTCGGAGGAGATGCGGCGGTCACGCTCGAAGATCTCGAAGGCGTTCTCCGGAACCGAAGTCGCCAGGGGCCTGTCCAGGCAGTCGAGTACCCGGAAGTTCACCACCACCTTGCCCTCCTGGGCAGTGAGGGTCGTTCCGCTGGTGACATCGAGTTTGATGCACGCGTTCGGTTGGGGCCCGGTGGGAGGGGGGTTGTTGGTATTGCCACTTCCTCCCCCGCACGCGGTGACCGCCGAAGACAGCAGGGTCAGCAGCGCGAGCGTCGGGAGCGGGGTTCGGGGGTTTCGCATGTAAACTCCAGTGTCTGTCGTTGGGCGGGCACCTTAGTGTCTCGGAGGGGGGAACGAAAGGCGGGAACGCCCCTCCTGGGTCCTTCATGACACCTGGTGGAGGCACCCACCTACACCTGGGGCTCGGCCCGCTCGAGACCGCGGCCGCCGAAGGCGTGGAGGGTGCGCGTACC
Coding sequences:
- a CDS encoding VWA domain-containing protein, producing MRNPRTPLPTLALLTLLSSAVTACGGGSGNTNNPPPTGPQPNACIKLDVTSGTTLTAQEGKVVVNFRVLDCLDRPLATSVPENAFEIFERDRRISSESQLKIVPEPKHFASYSVLLLDVSGSMSQQLPGLVESATRFIRILIPEGTAPEATVHRIAIYAFDGNIKKLSDFSADANALIGTTLAKIRDEQSCKANLICQDSRTRLNDALMVGIGDVKAARDAGKNAGLDFTTASVVLFTDGRDTVNVPTEAVAQEAVNKSDANIFAIGLKGTDMDAQSVKSLQGFGKSGFGLAEKLEDLGSKFESIAGNIRNISNSYFQLRYCSPLESNRNKLTIKVSHEGVTAQKDLTFDVARSVGGTCSVDSGGTGTP